The Dysidea avara chromosome 11, odDysAvar1.4, whole genome shotgun sequence genome includes the window TTAGCAATGCATTCAACACATTCATACCAGCAATTTTCACTGACACTGATGACTTCAACAATAATAGCAAAGACTTGATAATTGATAGTTCAAGACAAATTTGAAGATTTTGATGACAACTACGTATAACTCCATTGAGTGTACTTAGTATCTCAAACTACACAAAAAACACAATGAAAACCACACACAACTGATATAATGACAATATGCTATAGTAAATAATCTTACCTGAACAGTTTCTGAGAGTTGTGGTAGCAGTTCAAACAGTAGTAAAATTACATTCGGATCTTGTATGAACAAGTCTTCCTTTAAATTCAGCTTTCTACCCAGTAACTATATACAACAAGAAAACATATGTGTATagtgtgcatacaaaatacgTAGTGGCTATTCAATGTTGACTTTATCAAGGTTTTCATACAGCACCCATCTACCATAACTCAAATATAAAGCATGTGAGCTAGGGTTAGAGCAAGCATCTCGGCAATGCCGGGCTAACCCcagaactcaccaaaaacttaccttcatacaataGTGAaggacatcattatgcttaacaggcaaacctaaggttagcgttagggtcaggttcagctttggtttcttctttgtCCAAGTGTATGGATTCTTCTTACTACATACAGGTTATTTGATCCCATAGAAAAGTAAGGGAAATGGGTAGCTAGCAACATACCGCACTGGCCTTACACATCAGTAGTCCAGGATTGAGTCCCGGAATTTTTGCTTTTTAAACCTTTTTGTCTAATTAATATAAATATACATACAGAACCGGACGAATCCTGCGCCTTTCTCCAAAATATTTTCAAAGAGAAATAGAGTCTAGAATATGACATTTAAAAGCAAGCTTGCTGAGTGACATGTCTCGGCAGAAAAAAAAACTGTCTAGTTCACAAAAGCGTAGCCTTTTCAATGTAAtaaataggtaaaattatgcatgcaaaaaTCACAAGTTTTAATCAAGAAGGAAAGCTAGTTTCGATCAAATCCATTAAAGCTATATACAACTTAATTCACCTgcttatggagagttcaaatCTTTTTTCCTTGTACCTGTAGCCCAAAGTCATGTGTGTTTATGTAAAATGAAACAACATTATCATCATTTCTTCTTCATACTTCTATGTGAAAGTGAatacagggctaaaactatatctGTTGATTTGTCAATTCATGGCAAACGTTTTAAGCTGTAGTTTGTTTTCAGTATTTGATAACGCTGAGCAATAAAAAGTCATATCCCAAGAAGAATTTTATATACACAATTGGCAAACAGCTGAGACAGTGTTCCATGATCACACAATACATTGTCCAAAATTAGTTAAAAACATACAACTAACATAGAATATTGTGCATAGAAAAGTGAAGATTAGCAAGTGTCGATATAGTTTTACATGTGCACGTGTAATACCCGAATACCTATGGTTACACCCACCAGTTCAAAAAGTGGATCAACTAATCCACGTGACTCGTTGACGCCACATCTGGCTACCAATAAAGACAATTCTTTAATCTTATCAACATCTAGTAAGCTTTCAGACCCGTCACTCATGCCTGCAGCCGTGACTAAGACCCACAATCGAACACCACCGTACACGATCTGGAACGTGACTACTGACGTCAGACGTCACGAATGCCGTGAGTCGTATGAAGGCACTTCGAGGTACGTAGCTACAGCACTTCTCTCAGCTATAAAAACGGTGACTACTTTGCATATATAGATCTAATAAATTGTGAGGTACTGTCGTAGTTTTAATCGGTTGCTGTGCAGCGTTGCCAAGATGAGTAAGTCCAGGAAAGTTGTAAAGAAGGTACTTTCGGTTGAACAGGGTGAAGGTGTTGGAGCTAGAGTACGAAGGAGTGTTGGAAGACCTGAAGTATGTGAGCATATTTGTTATTTTTCATTAGTGACTAATGATTTATAGCTTCGTCAATTCGATCCTTTTTTGATGTTGGACGAGTTCAAAGTTAAGAAACCAGCTGGTTTTCCTGATCATCCTCACAGAGGATTTGAAACAGTTACGTACATGATTACTGGCTCATTtcaacatgaagatttctgtgGACACAAAGGGACAATATATCCTGGAGATCTGCaggtgaatatagaacacaataTCTATGTGTGCTTGCAAAATGGGTCCACACATATTTAGACCACAGGATTGCTAAAATTATTATAAAACCAATTATCAGAAATAAGCACGCCAAGGTACtgtagtgatttttttttttaattaacatAGTCACCCATGCATGCAGGTACTTATCTAGTCTGTCAACTTATGTATTATAACATGGAACCAATACATGAGTTTAATATCCTGAAGACTACATATTCCCCAAGTGATCATAAATTTGTTGAATACGTACTTCCAGATGGAAGTTCTATGTGTAGCAAGGGAGTAGAAATACTGTACTGTAGCTTTTTTTTAAATGCAGTGGATGACTGCTGGAAAGGGTATTGTACACTCAGAGATGCCACATGGTGATGATGAAAATGTTGGTCTCCAGCTCTGGATCAACTTGAAGGCtaaagaaaaaatgattgaACCACAATACCAGGAACTGCTCTCAAAAGATATCCCACATGTTGAGAAAGATGGTGTCCATGTTGCAGTGATTGCTGGTGAATCAATGGGGATCAGTGTAAGTCAAAGTACTGTAGGATACATTTTGTATTATGGTGCATATATCTTCTTTGTAGTCACCTGTCAGAACAAGGACTCCTACGATGTACTTGGATTTTAAAATGGAACCAGGTGCCACATTGACCCAGGCTATTCCTGAAGGATGGAATGGGTTTATATACACTTTGAAAGGAAAAGGGTTATTTGGTAAGAggctatactgtatgtatctaTTGGATGTCACTATATTGTTGAACTTTTGGCAACAAAACTTTGAGGGGAATGTGCTTTATTTTCCCGTCAAATTTGCAAAAGCacataatttttaaaatgaaattttcatacattataattaccTGCTGTTCTTAATATTAATACTCTGCTAGATGTACTCATACAGTATAgtgataatcatacagtacggtagtaactgtatagtagggaccacaaaggagtaggtgtggcccacaaaatcactatgaggcagtattgattacgtaaaactaagtccaaacaagctttcagattgacccaaaacgctttcaacaagttgctactgaatttttttttttttaatatttaaggaattttctactgactgactaagtaactgactgactgatgcctttagacaagcgtaactcgataacggctaaggtacAGGctagattttttcactgtttgatgttgcttcagcctgacaggtgccttttggcatatcgaagtacatacaatgcattcttcatggacttacatcTACTTGTaccaatgtcctcctttgtgtcccattcatctttgctgacagtgaaaagtgttgatttggttcttgattcgtactgctgtgtaacgggttgaacatagccaacaatgaagcgtaatggatgcttcataAGAGTGTAAGTTGTGCTACGGTATTCATTATATGAACACTGTTAATTGTTTAtcgtgtgtttgagttcaactgactATTCCAGATGACTGGTGGATAAGAACTCCTTTTTAGCAACAAAAAATGAAATTGACTTCCCATAGCTGCATCAAATctgaaacaaataataattatagcacaaaaggcacactgcagtacttgataatactgtaatactcttcttctctgtgttctgcaaataattctggacaaatagtagacttagtggcgtatctactgtagctctagccattactttggttaccagtcgaataattatttttgtgggcgctgtcaggaagaaaccgttccaCTGTTCTGcgttgctctttcaccccacactcataccctggctataaaggtacgtactttaaaccatagtcaaAATAGCTTAGACACCACGGCCaatgggaactaagcgatttagtaacccctcaggcCTTTAGTAGTGCCCTTGCTGTACTTGGGATGCTACAACCTCGGGCCATCctggttactaaatcgcttagttcccttggtgtTGGTGTCTAACTGTTATATATTGACAGCAAATTGTTCATTTTTATTAATTAGTAAGTCACTTTTAGTACGCTACCTGattttacagtat containing:
- the LOC136238948 gene encoding uncharacterized protein isoform X2, giving the protein MSKSRKVVKKVLSVEQGEGVGARVRRSVGRPELRQFDPFLMLDEFKVKKPAGFPDHPHRGFETVTYMITGSFQHEDFCGHKGTIYPGDLQWMTAGKGIVHSEMPHGDDENVGLQLWINLKAKEKMIEPQYQELLSKDIPHVEKDGVHVAVIAGESMGISSPVRTRTPTMYLDFKMEPGATLTQAIPEGWNGFIYTLKGKGLFGPEEWTESDAHHTLVLDTGNMVEVKNNDLINCTLS
- the LOC136238948 gene encoding pirin-like isoform X1 is translated as MSKSRKVVKKVLSVEQGEGVGARVRRSVGRPELRQFDPFLMLDEFKVKKPAGFPDHPHRGFETVTYMITGSFQHEDFCGHKGTIYPGDLQWMTAGKGIVHSEMPHGDDENVGLQLWINLKAKEKMIEPQYQELLSKDIPHVEKDGVHVAVIAGESMGISSPVRTRTPTMYLDFKMEPGATLTQAIPEGWNGFIYTLKGKGLFGPEESRTESDAHHTLVLDTGNMVEVKNNGSDQLHFVLIAGEPINEPVVQHGPFVMNTADQIRQAIEDYSLGKNGFERAPGWQSEIGKRR